Sequence from the Thermoanaerobaculia bacterium genome:
GATGCCCGGCTCGGCCGCGACGTCGCGATCAAGGTCCTCCCCTCGCACCTGACCGACGATCCGGACCTGAAGGCCCGCTTCGAGCGCGAGGCGCGGGCGATCTCGCAGCTCACCCACCCTCACATCTGCACGCTCTACGACGTCGGAAGCGCCGAC
This genomic interval carries:
- a CDS encoding protein kinase, which codes for MTLAQGTRLGPYEIVSPIGAGGMGEVYKAKDARLGRDVAIKVLPSHLTDDPDLKARFEREARAISQLTHPHICTLYDVGSAD